The sequence below is a genomic window from Mycobacterium spongiae.
GACGGCGCTCGTTGCCACGCTGGCCCTGTGCAACAACGCGCGACTCACCGAAGCCGATGGTCAGTGGCGGATCGTCGGCGAGCCGACTGAGGGGGCACTGCGAGCTCTGGCCGAGAAAGCCGACGCCGTGCCCGCCTCGCGACGGCTCGCGGAGTTGCCGTTCGAGTCGGAGAACAAATTCATGGCCACGCTCAACGAGGACGCCGAGGGGCACCGGCTGCTCCACCTCAAGGGCGCCCCGGACCGCCTGCTGGACCGCTCCGCCACGCAGCTTCGCGACGGAGTCGCCGAACCGCTGGACCGAGCGTTCTGGGAATCGCGCATCGACGAACTCAGCGACCGTGGGCTGCGGGTGCTGGCGGCCGCGCGGCTGGACGCGGCCGGGGTGGACGGGCCTGTCGACGTCAGCGATGTCGACAGCGGTCTGCAGTTTCTGGGTGTCGTGGGAATCGTCGATCCACCCCGCCCGGAGGCTGTCGCCGCGATCGCAAAATGTCATACCGCAGGTATCCGGGTGAAGATGATCACCGGTGACCACGCCGGTACCGCTCGTGCGATCGCTCGCGAAATGGGGCTCACCGCAACTCCTACGCCGCCGGTACTGACCGGGTCCGACCTGCAGGCGATGAGCCAACCGCGGCTGCGCGAGGTCGCCGGCGACGTCGACATCTACGCCCGCACCAGTCCCGAGGACAAGCTGCGCATTGTCAGCGCGCTGCAGGCCGACGGCAAAGTGGTCGCGATGACCGGCGACGGGGTCAATGACGCACCGGCGTTGACCCGCGCGGACATCGGTGTCGCGATGGGAATCAAGGGCACTGAAGCCACGAAGGAAGCCGCCGGCATCGTCCTCGCCGACGACAATTTCGCGACCATCGAGAGGGCCGTCGAAGAGGGCCGGCGGATCTACGACAACATCCGCAAGTCGGTGCTTTTTCTGTTGCCGACGAATGGCGCTCAGTCACTGGTGATTCTGGTTGCGGTGCTGTTCGGTTTCGCGTTGCCGCTGGACCCGGTGCAGATCCTGTGGGTGAACATGGTCACGGGGGTGACCTTGTCGTTGGCTTTGGTGTTCGAGAAGGCCGAGGACCACATCATGGCCCGACCACCACGGCCGGCTGACCGCTCCCTGGTGGCGCCAGCGGATCTGGCGATGATCACCGTGGTGTCGATTCTGTTGGCCGGTGCCGCGCTGGCGGCGTACTTCCTCACCCGGGCGGCCGGCTATCAGTTGCCGACGGCGCAAACCGCCGCGGTCAACATGCTGGCCCTGGGCCAGCTCGCCTATCTGCTGAATTGCAGGTTCCTGAGCTCGTCGAGTCTGCGCCCAGCCGTGCTGCGCGGCAACCCGTGGATATGGCGAATGGCGGGTGCGCTGATCGCGCTGCAGCTGGTGTTCATCTATGCGCCGTTTATGCATACGTGGTTCCATTCGGCGCCGATCACGGTGCGCGGTTGGTCGATCGCGCTGGCGCTTGCCATCGTGGCTTTCCTGATCATCGAGCTTGCCAAGGCGCTGGGGCGCCGGCTCGGCTACTAGTGCCGACAGCTGATGTCAGGGCTCGAGAATCAGTTTCCCCGTCATGCGGCTGGTCTGGCTGAGACTGTGGGCTTCCTCGGCGCTGGTGAGCGGTAGCTTCTGGGCGATGGACACGTGTAGCTCGCCGGCAGCCACGGCGGCCACCAGGGGTTCGAGCCGCGCACCGGTGGGCCTACCCAGAATGGCCTTGGACTTGAATGGCGGCACCAGCACTTGCGCAGCGGCGCTGGGCTTATCCCCGGCCACCATGATGTGGCGACCGCGGGAAGCCAGGAGAGCACGACAGCCGGCGCCTGAGTAGCTGCCGACGCAGTCGATGACGACGTGAAAAGGAGCGTGCGCCTTGGCCTGGGCGAGTGCATCGCCGTGGTTGTAATCGATGACCACGTCCGCCCCCAACCCCGCGACGATCTCCGCGTTTTTCGTCGAGCAAACACCGGCCACGAAGGCGCCTTCCATCTTGCTGATCTGCACTGCCAGCTGGCCCACGCCACCCGAGGCACCCAGCACCAGCACTCGCCGGTCGGCGGGCTGCGCGTCGCGGATGCGGCCCAAATCTACGACTGCCATCCAGGCGGTGACGGCCCCGACGGGCAAGGCTGCCGCCACCGCGATGTCCACCGTGTCCGGGACGCGGCACAGCTGGTCCTCGCGAACCAGGACGGTGTCGGCGTAAGAACCCCGCTGGCCGCGGGAGAAGTTGGTGCCACCCACTACCCGGTCACCCGGGGCGGCGCGTGTCACCTCGGCGCCCACCGCCTCGACCACGCCGGCGAAGTCCACCCCCACGACAACCGGCGGCTTTGGCCCAACCAGCCGTGCCGCCAGCCGCAGCGGCCCGGAGCTGCGCATTTTCCAATCGACCGGGTTGACCCCGATCGCCTGAACCTTCACCCGGACCTCGCCCTTCTTCGGTTCCGGCGTGGGTAGCTCGAGGAGTTCGAGTGGGTCTGCGGGATTCCAGGTTCGCTGAGCCATGGCCTTCATGGCCCCGAGGCTAGTGACACGGCAACGCACCGGGATAGCCAAGGCGTCACAAGATGTACGACAACGTCGTCCGATGCAGGTGACAGGATGTTCTGGTGGGCAGGGTTCGAACGAAAATCTGCGGAATCGGCACCGCTGAGGATCTCGTTGCGGCCGTCGACGCAGGCGCCGATGCTGTCGGGCTGATTGTGGGTACGACCCACCACAGCGACGACGAAATCCCCGTCGATCAGGCCCGCGTACTCGCCGCCTCGGTGCCTGCATTCATCACCATCGTGCTGGTCACCCATCTCGTCGACGGCACTGCGATTCTTGACCTGGCGGAGGCTATCGGTGTCGATACCGTCCAGGTGCACGGCGAGGTGGATCCCCAGACATTGCGCGATATCTGGGTTCGGCGACGCTCACTGCGAATCATCCGAACGATCCACGTCACTGGCGAGAGTGCGATCGCCGCGGCGCACGAGGCCCACCGGTGCTGTCATGCGGTGCTCTTGGACACGCGTACCCCATCGCGGCTCGGTGGAACCGGACTAACCCATGATTGGGCGATCAGCCGGCGCATCGCTGAAGCCCTCCGAAAGGAAGGGCGCGGGGTAATTCTTGCTGGCGGCCTCGACGCCACCAATGTCGCATCAGCCATCAGCGCCGTGCAGCCCCATGGAGTCGACGCGAACAGCCGGTTGAAGAACACGAATGGACGAAAAGATCCGGCTTCCTGCCGAGCGTTCGTGTGCGCTGCCACGAACGCTGCGACCAGCGCCCGCTGACCACCCTGCACGCTACGGCAAACGCAATTCCCGATCGACTTGCTCCAAGAGATGTTTGAGCGCAACATCGTTGGGTAGGTCGCGGTAGAGGAAATTTCGCAACATCGGCTTGCCGTGAAAATTGATCAGGACACTGGCCGTCCACATCAGGAAAAATTTGGGTTCCACGGGGCGGACCTTTTTTGCCTCAATGGCGGTGATCAAAAATACCTCGATAGCCTTCGCTGATTCAAGACAGGACTCAAAGTAGTCTCTGGCATTTTCTTCGTGAGCGATGGCCTCGCGAGCAAGCAATTTAGCGATGTCGGGGTGTCGCTCAAAGAACCGCCAAAGCTGCTCGGCGCTTTGTAGGATCACTTCAACCGGACGGTCAGGGTCGTCTATCTTTCCGATAGCCAGGTCGCCAAGTGCATCCGCCACTATAGTCATCACTGCGGCATAAAGTTCCATCTTGCCGCCAGGAAAGTGATTATAGACCGCTGCTGGAGTGATTTCTGAATCCAATGCGATTTGTCGCAGAGATGCGCCATCGAGGCCAAACTCAGCGAAGTGCTGCGCCGCGCTATCGATGAGACGATCACGCGTGCGCAGGTTATTGCGCGTGACGTTGACCAAGTTGACTTCCACAATGCTGCTCCGCCCCAGTTGTCGACCCATACACCAGCGGTTTAACCAGCGCTGAGTCGGCGTTCACACAACCCACCCAAATGCTAGCCGAGTTGCTCCGCCTCGCGCGGAGCCGGTGGCGAGCAACCAGGCCGCTGGCACCGAGACACGGCAACCCACGGACCCACTAGCCGGTGCCGCGCTACTCCCGAAGGAAGCCTGAAACGAACGCCGGCGTCGCGAGGCCCAGCGCACCAGCGTTCAACCATCCCGAAATGGTGTTGCCCACGTTCGCCGCGCCCGAGACCAGCGCGCCGACGTTGAGCAGGCCCGAGAGGTTGGCACCGGAGTTGAAGAAACCCGATGCGCCGCCGTCGCCGACGTTGAAAAAGCCCGATGAGGGGCCGCCGGTGAAATTGAAGAAGCCTGGGGCTACCGGAATGCCCAACAGCGGCAGGCCGATGAGGCCCTGGCCATCGCTGCTCGAGAAGAAGCCGTTGGTGAAGCTGCCGGAGATGAATGCTCCGGTATCGAAGTCGCCGGTATTGGCCACACCGGTGTTGAAGTTGCCCGCGTTGAAATAGCCGGTGTTGGTGCTGCCAGCGTTGAGGCTGCCCGTGTTGAAGTTGCCAACGTTGAGACTGCCCGTATTGACATTGCCAGGGTTGAAGAAGCCCGTGTTCGCGATGCCGGCGTTCCCGATGCCGAAGTTGCCGGTACCGGAGTTGAAAAAGCCGATGTTGCCGCTGCCGGAGTTGAAGAAGCCGATGTTGCCGCTGCCCGAGTTGAACAAGCCGAGGTTATTGCTACCGGAGTTCAGCGAGCCGAACCCGATCTGGCCGTTGCCGGTGAGCCCGAAGCCGATGTTGTTGTCGCCAGTGTTGCCGAAGCCGAAGTTGTTGGTGCCGGTGTTGGCGAAACCGATGTTGTAGCTGCCCGCGTTGGCAAAACCGATGTTGTCGCTGCCTGCGTTGGCGAAACCGATGTTGTAGCTATCCAGGTTCGCGAAGCCGATGTTGAAGATTCCGTTGTTGGCGACGCCGATGTTGTTGCCGCCGACGTTCACGCCGCCGATGTTGAGGCTGCCGATGTTTCCGAGGCCGAGGTTGAAGTCGCCGATGTTCGCGCCACCCAGGTTGAAGCCGCCGAGGTTTGCGCTGCCGAAGTTGAGGCTGCCCTGGTTCGCCAACCCGAAGTTGAGGGTCACGTTGCCCACGGTGTCGAGGAACAAGCCGGCGATGTTGGTGCCGATGTTTCCGATGCCTGCGTTGAAGGCCGGCGTCGCAAGGTCCAGCGTGCTCGCGTTGGAGAAGCCCGAGATGGTGTTGCCCACGTTCGCCAGACCGGACTGCAGCGCGCCGACGTTGAGAAGTCCCGAGATCCCCGAGCCCCCGGCGTTGAGGAAGCCCGAAATCCCGGCACCGACGTTGCCGAAGCCAGAGCTGCCGGCACCGAAGTTTCCGAAACCCGACGCCGCGCCACTGCCGGTGTTGAAGAATCCCGACGACGGGCCGCTGGTCGAGTTTCCGAATCCCGGGGTTCCCCCGATATCGAATCCGATGGTGACCGGGCCGAATCCGCCCGTGCCCGCCATCGCAATGTTTTGCGCGACAAGTATGTCGATGGGCGTGACTTGATTGATGTCAATCGTGATGGGGCCGACGTTTTCATCGACAATAGGTGTCAGGAAGAATTTGATTTTCACCTGGAATGCGGGAATGGTGAAACTATCCGGCGTGCTGAGGGCCACGATGCCGGTGATGGGTATGTTTATCGGGATGCTCAGGTCGTACTCATAGGGGATCGTTGGAATCGTCGCCGAGTACGAGAAGCCGACGAGGCCCTGGTTGTCGCCCCTCCAGAAGAACCCGTTACTCATGTTGCCGGAGATGAAGGCTCCCGTGTTGATATCGCCGGTGTTGGCCACCCCGGTGTTGTAGTCCCCGGTGTTGAGGTAGCCGGTGTTGGAGCTGCCGGTGTTGAGGCTGCCGGTATTGGAGCTGCCGGTGTTGAAGTTGCCTGTGTTGAAGCTGCCCGGGTTGAAGCTGCCGGTGTTGAAGCTGCCCGCGTTGCCGACGCCGGTGTTGAGGTCGCCGGGGTTGAACAAGCCCGTGTTGAAGCTGCCCGAGTTTCCAAAGCCCCAGTTGCCGGTGCCCGAGTTGGCGATGCCGAAGTTGCCGGTGC
It includes:
- a CDS encoding cation-translocating P-type ATPase → MQHDGGFDRAALSKAVHAHGRSEILAALRTSADGLGSVTADARLAEVGPNRLSEPTRKPAILRFLSHFNNVLIYILVGAGVLKAILNEWVDFAVIVAVAVVNGVVGYLQEGKAEEALDSIRNMLSLEAQVRRDGHWVTVDAETLVPGDVVRISSGDRIPADMRLLDASNLRVEESALTGESVPAAKSTLRVHPDAGLGDRTSMVYSGTIVAAGTGIGVVTATGTDTEIGRIQSMMSEIEGIDTPLTRKLAEFGQQLAVAILGVAAVLLVIGRLIHRFTVDELISAAIGFAVAAIPEGLPAVVTVTLALGVQQMARRHAITRKLPAVEALGSVNVICSDKTGTLTQNEMTVRTVATSARVFTVTGIGYRPEGEIELDGDAVSIEDHPDVTALVATLALCNNARLTEADGQWRIVGEPTEGALRALAEKADAVPASRRLAELPFESENKFMATLNEDAEGHRLLHLKGAPDRLLDRSATQLRDGVAEPLDRAFWESRIDELSDRGLRVLAAARLDAAGVDGPVDVSDVDSGLQFLGVVGIVDPPRPEAVAAIAKCHTAGIRVKMITGDHAGTARAIAREMGLTATPTPPVLTGSDLQAMSQPRLREVAGDVDIYARTSPEDKLRIVSALQADGKVVAMTGDGVNDAPALTRADIGVAMGIKGTEATKEAAGIVLADDNFATIERAVEEGRRIYDNIRKSVLFLLPTNGAQSLVILVAVLFGFALPLDPVQILWVNMVTGVTLSLALVFEKAEDHIMARPPRPADRSLVAPADLAMITVVSILLAGAALAAYFLTRAAGYQLPTAQTAAVNMLALGQLAYLLNCRFLSSSSLRPAVLRGNPWIWRMAGALIALQLVFIYAPFMHTWFHSAPITVRGWSIALALAIVAFLIIELAKALGRRLGY
- a CDS encoding TetR/AcrR family transcriptional regulator; translation: MEVNLVNVTRNNLRTRDRLIDSAAQHFAEFGLDGASLRQIALDSEITPAAVYNHFPGGKMELYAAVMTIVADALGDLAIGKIDDPDRPVEVILQSAEQLWRFFERHPDIAKLLAREAIAHEENARDYFESCLESAKAIEVFLITAIEAKKVRPVEPKFFLMWTASVLINFHGKPMLRNFLYRDLPNDVALKHLLEQVDRELRLP
- a CDS encoding NAD(P)-dependent alcohol dehydrogenase, translating into MKAMAQRTWNPADPLELLELPTPEPKKGEVRVKVQAIGVNPVDWKMRSSGPLRLAARLVGPKPPVVVGVDFAGVVEAVGAEVTRAAPGDRVVGGTNFSRGQRGSYADTVLVREDQLCRVPDTVDIAVAAALPVGAVTAWMAVVDLGRIRDAQPADRRVLVLGASGGVGQLAVQISKMEGAFVAGVCSTKNAEIVAGLGADVVIDYNHGDALAQAKAHAPFHVVIDCVGSYSGAGCRALLASRGRHIMVAGDKPSAAAQVLVPPFKSKAILGRPTGARLEPLVAAVAAGELHVSIAQKLPLTSAEEAHSLSQTSRMTGKLILEP
- a CDS encoding phosphoribosylanthranilate isomerase; translation: MGRVRTKICGIGTAEDLVAAVDAGADAVGLIVGTTHHSDDEIPVDQARVLAASVPAFITIVLVTHLVDGTAILDLAEAIGVDTVQVHGEVDPQTLRDIWVRRRSLRIIRTIHVTGESAIAAAHEAHRCCHAVLLDTRTPSRLGGTGLTHDWAISRRIAEALRKEGRGVILAGGLDATNVASAISAVQPHGVDANSRLKNTNGRKDPASCRAFVCAATNAATSAR